The genomic stretch CCATGTAGTCTGAAGGCTGAATTACATCATAATCTGAACCACCAGCTTTTAATTTTGCATATAGCTCTTCATTACTAGCAAACACTTGATAATTAATTTTAACATCATATTTCTTTTCAAATGATTCCAAAACCTTTTCGTCAAAATTATCTGCCCAGCTATAAATATTTAATTCTTTTTTTCCTGTTGAACAGGCAGATAATAGCAAACTTACTAAACCTAAAGAAAACATTAGTGAAGCAACTTTTTTAAATTTATTCATAATGCCTACTGACTACCTCCTTTAATCTTAAACTATATAAGATTTTTTCTCTGTTTTATTATTGATTCCTTTTGTACGATATACTTCAGAAACAACCATTAGGAATATAATTGTAACGATTAAAATGGTTGAAATTGCATTTATTTCAGGCGTTACACCTTTTTTAACCATTCCATATATATAAATTGGTAGTGTAGTTGAACTTGGTCCTGAAACAAAAAAGCTAATAACAAAATCATCAATACTTAATGTAAAACATAAAAGTGCAGATGCAATGATTCCTGGCATAAGTGCCGGTAATGTAACAAATCTAAATGTTTGCCATGGTGTTGCACCTAGGTCACTTGCAGCATCCTCTAAATCAGAAGACATACCTGAAAGTCTAGCTGCTAAAAGAATAATTACATATGAAATACAAAAAGTGACATGTGCAATAATAATTGTGATACTACCTAATTCGATATGGAAATTTGTAAAAAGGATTAGTAAAGAAAGTCCCATCAAAATATCAGGAACTACGATTGGTAAGTAAACTAGTCCACTAATAAAACTCGAAAATTTATATTTATGCTTATGTAATGCTAAAGCACAAATCGTACCTAAAATTGTAGAAAGGATCGTCGTTACAATTGCGATCGTTAAACTATTCATTAAAGCATCAACAACTTGTGGATTCTTAAATAGATTTAAATACCAGTCAAACGTAAATCCAGACCACTGAGCATTAATCTTTGATTTATTAAACGAAAATAGTATTAAAATCAAAATAGGTAAATATAAACAGATTAATACAATTGTGGAAAATCCAATAAGTATCGGTTTTTTCATTTATTTCTCACCTCTACTTCTTTGAGCACCAATATTTTTAGTCGCTAAATAGTAAAGTCCAATTAAACCAATTGACGTTAAAACTAAGAAAATTGAAAGTGCAGACCCAAATGGCCAGTTTCTTGCTGCTAAGAATTGGTTTTGAATAACATTACCTATTAATGCAACTTTCGAACCACCCATTACATCTGAAACGACAAACATACCAAATGATGCAACAAATACTAAAATACTACCTGCAAAAATTCCATTCATAGTCAATGGAAGTGTAACATATAAAAATGTTTGGAACGGAGTCGCTCCTAAATCATTAGCCGCATCCAATTTACGTTTATCTAACTGTTCAATAGCGACAAAGATTGGTAATACCATAAATGGTAATAATGTATAGACCATTCCCATTATGACAGATGGAGTATTATATAGTAGTTGTAACGGCTCTTTTATAATTCCTAGATGAATTAACAATGTATTAATGATTCCTTTTGAACGAAGGATGACAATTAAAGCATACGATCTAACTAAGAAATTAATCCAGAATGGAATTGTGATTAATAAAAGCAGCATCCTTTGCCATTTTGCATTTACAACAGTAGCTGTATATGCATAAGGATAACCAACAAGTAGTGTAATTATTGTAGTAACTAAAGCAATCCAAAATGTAGTCCATAAAACTTTCAAATAAAGTGGATCAAAAACTTTAATAATGTTTTCTAATGTAAATGTTTTTTCAATTTCTCCATACAATCCGTTTTTCATAAATGCAAATCCAAATATTAAAAGTAATGGCACTAGGAAAAAGACTAATAACCATATAATCGTAGGTGCAATTATGTATTTACCATTTCTCAATACATAATCACCTCATCTTCCGACTTCCAACTAATTTCAACTTTGTCGTTTCTCGAAAGAGATGTTTGGTCTGGCATTTGATAAACAACAATTGTTTGTTCTTGTTTATGTAAATCAATAAAAACTTTATTTAAAGTTCCAACAAACTCAACATCTTTAATCGTACCTAAGTATTCGGTAAATTCATCAGTAGCAGGCGAAACTTTAATATTTTCGGGTCTAACTGCAATCTCTTTATCGCCTTTTTTAAAGAAATTATTTTCACCTATAAATGTTGCAACAAATTTACTTGCAGGTCTTTGATAAATCTCTTTCGGTGTTCCAATTTGTTCGATTTTTCCATGATTCATTACGACGATGCGATCACTCATACTCATTGCTTCTTCTTGATCATGAGTAACATATATAAAAGTAATTCCTAATTCACGTTGAA from Arthrobacter citreus encodes the following:
- a CDS encoding ABC transporter permease encodes the protein MKKPILIGFSTIVLICLYLPILILILFSFNKSKINAQWSGFTFDWYLNLFKNPQVVDALMNSLTIAIVTTILSTILGTICALALHKHKYKFSSFISGLVYLPIVVPDILMGLSLLILFTNFHIELGSITIIIAHVTFCISYVIILLAARLSGMSSDLEDAASDLGATPWQTFRFVTLPALMPGIIASALLCFTLSIDDFVISFFVSGPSSTTLPIYIYGMVKKGVTPEINAISTILIVTIIFLMVVSEVYRTKGINNKTEKKSYIV
- a CDS encoding ABC transporter permease; translated protein: MRNGKYIIAPTIIWLLVFFLVPLLLIFGFAFMKNGLYGEIEKTFTLENIIKVFDPLYLKVLWTTFWIALVTTIITLLVGYPYAYTATVVNAKWQRMLLLLITIPFWINFLVRSYALIVILRSKGIINTLLIHLGIIKEPLQLLYNTPSVIMGMVYTLLPFMVLPIFVAIEQLDKRKLDAANDLGATPFQTFLYVTLPLTMNGIFAGSILVFVASFGMFVVSDVMGGSKVALIGNVIQNQFLAARNWPFGSALSIFLVLTSIGLIGLYYLATKNIGAQRSRGEK